TGCCCTCAGGCAGCCCGAACTGCTCCTCCAGGACGGCCCGCGCCTCGTCGGTGAGCGTGGTGACGGCGGCGGCGCGGTGCATCAGCGCACCGCCGCGCACCCTGCGCAGCCGGGTGGCGGTCCAGTAGCGGGGGTGGCCGACGGAGACGTAGACGAAGGGGGTGCGGGTGCCGGCCAGGGCGAGCGCGCAGGCGGCCAGGGTGTCGGAGCCGTGGGCGAGCACCACGTCGGCGGAGCGCGCGGCGGAGCGCAGCGACAGCAGGGTGCGCGGGCGCAGGCGGCCGGGGCCGAGGACGGCGGCGGTGCGCAGCAGGGCGGGGGCGTCGGCGCAGTCGCCGGGTTCGGCCTCGGCGGCTCCGGCGGCTCCTGCGGTCTCGGGGGCTACGGCGGCCCCGGTGGCCCCGGCGACTCGGGGGTGGTGGACGGCCGGGTGCGGGGCGAGGGCGCACAGCGCGGAGGACTGGCCCCGCCGGCCCAGTTCCCGGTGGAGGTCACGGGCGAAGTTCTGGGCGCCCCCACGGCGTGCATCACTGATCAGGTGCAGGACTCGCGGTCGGGTTCCGGCCGAATCGGCCGACATATGGTCGGGCATGGACCGACCTTGGCACAGCGCCCCGCCCGGTACAGCCCCTTCGCGCAACCTGGTGGTGGCCCTTCCGCCCGCGCCCGTACATCCGATGTGCGCCAGAGACCCGCCGTCGTGCGCCGGTTGCGACCGCCGTGCGCCCCGTCTCACCCCCCGCCGCACTCCGGCTCGCCCCCGTTGCGCCGGACCACCTCCGCGCCGCCTTCGTTTCTGCTCCGGCGCCGGCTCCTCGACCGGGCCCGGCGCCGGCTCCGGTGCCGGGGGGCGCCGAATGCCGGGTCAAGTCCGGTGAGTCCTAGGCCAGTTAGGGCGGGACAATGGCCACCGATAGGCCCGTACGCGGAGCGCCCGGGCGCCGCCCGGCCCGGCACCGGGAGGCGCCGAGGCGGTTACGCGGATCGGGTGAACGCGGTTGGACCTCGGCGCGGACCGCTCGGCAGGATGTCCGGTCGGGGCACCGCAGGGTCGCCCCATCTCCCCCTTTCCCGTACGGATTTGGAGTCGCCCGGTGTTCAAGGGATTCCGCAGCTTCCTGCTGCGCGGCAACGTGGTGGACCTCGCGGTCGGCATCGTGATCGGCGCGGCCTTCACCGCCGTCGTCACCGGATTCGTCAGCGCCTTCCTCACCCCGCTGGTCGGGGTCGCGTCCGGCGCCGTCGGCGACTTCACCCAGAAGACCTTCGAGGTGGCCGGCACCCGGTTCCCGTACGGCCTGTTCGTCAACGCGGTGATCGGCTTCGTCCTCACCGCGGCGGTCATCTACTTCGCCGTGGTGCTGCCGGTCGGCAAGCTGCAGACGCGCTTCGAATCAGCCAAGCCCGCGCCGGTGGCGAAGGTGGACTGCCCGGAGTGCCTGAGCTCGATCCCGGCCGCCGCGACCCGCTGCTCCTTCTGCACCTCGGAGGTCGCCAAGCCGGGCCTGCCCGCCCAGACCCAGGCGCTGCAGTCACACTGACCGGCCCGCGCCGGCACCGCCGACCAGCGTCGGCCCAGGTCGGCCCAGGTCGGCCCGCACCTGCGCGCCCGCGTCGCGTGCTCACATCACGTGGTCGGCGAGCCGACGGGACATTTATTCCCGAAACATTCACGAGCCTCCGCCGCCCCTCGGCGGGGGCTCGAATGCGCCGGCGCACGCCCTGTCCGCAAAAGTTTCTCCACCGGCCCCGCAACCGGCCACCGGCCGGTCACCGCAAGGCCATCCGGCCGCGCCGTCCGGCCGCTGTTCGATCACTGACGGGGCGCCAAGGTTGTCCGGAAGAGGACGTCGGTATGTCCGTTCTTCCTACTTTCGAAACCTTTGTGCGAGCGAAGACTGTGTAAACACTCGAACTGCTCCCCCTCCCGCTCTCCTCAGCAGCCGCATTGTGGGCTTACCGTATGCCCCATGACCTCGCCCCGCTCCTACGACGGAGTCGGCTACCCCTCTCCGTCCTTCTCCTCCGGCACGCCGATTTACGACAGCCTCGTGGCTGAGCGCGGCGTCCCCCAGATCGCGCCCATCAACGTGCCGGCCGCCCTGCCGCCGGCGCTGTCGTCCGGCTACGGATCAAATCTCGGCCCCTCCTACGAGAACCGGTACGGCAACGGGTACGAAAGCGCCGGCAGCAACCTCCCCGCGCTGCCGCCCGCCCGCCTCGCTCTGGGCCCCGGCCCGAGCAGCGGCCCCTCCGCCGGCCCCGCCACGGCGTACATCCCGGCGCAGCCCGCTCCGGCGTACGCCACCCCCCAGCCGGCGGTCCCCGGCTACGGCGCCCCCCAGCCGTACCAGCGACCGCAGGCCGGCGCCCCGGCCTTCACCCAGACCGCCAGCGGCGGCTACCAGCCGAGCGGCGGCCAGAGCTTCGGCGGCCAGAACACCTTCATCGGCGGCCAGGCCGGCCCGCAGAACTTCGGCGCGCAGCCGGTCGGCCACCCGGCCGGATTCGGCCAGAGCCAGCCCGGCGGGCCGCAGGGCTTCGGCGGACCGCAGTCCTTCGGCGGCCAGAACGGCGTCGGCCCCGGTTTCCAGGGCCAGGGCGGCGACCAGTCCTTCGGCGGCGCCCAGCTGCGCCCGGCCATGGCGCCGGTCGCGCCGGTCCGCCCGATGCAGCCGCAGCGTCCGGGGCCGTACGGCGAGCCCGGACAGTTCCAGAACGGCGGCTACCAGCCGCAGGGCCAGGGTTACTGAACCACCGGCTCCCCGAGGCCGCCCCCCACGCGGCCCGCACCCGCACCACCTGAGCGCCACCCGGCGACCCCTGAACGCCGGGCGAATGGAGAACACGGGTCATCCACGGACCGCCCGGAACGCCCCCCACGGCGTCCCGGGCGGTCCGTGCGCCTATCCGGGCATGGTCGGGGCGCAGGTCCGTGCGCAGGTCCGTGCGTATACGGGGGCGGTGCGAGCTGCCGGAACCCTGCTGGCAGGATGGGGGGATGCAGCTCACCGGACTCCACGTCTACCCCGTCAAGTCCATGTACCGCCTGAGCCCGGAGACCGCCGAGGTCCACCCCTGGGGCCTGGTCGGAGACCGCCGCTGGATGCTCGCCGACCCGACCGGACGCTTCGTCAGCCAGCGCGAGAACACCGCCCTCGGACAGATCCGGCCCGGGCTCCTGCCCGACGGCTCGCTGACGCTGACCGCCCCCGACGGCTCGCGGATCGAGGTGCCCGCCCCTGCCATCGCCGCCGGCGACCCGCTCGCCGACGTCGAGGTCTGGGGCGACCGCTTCCACGCCGTCGAAGCCGCCAAGGAAGCGCACGCGTGGATAGCCGAACACCTCGGCGACTACCGCCTGGTGCACCTGGACGACCCGCTCGCCCGGCCCGTCGACCCCGAGTACGGCCGGCCCGGCGACACCGTCTCGATGGCCGACGGCTTCCCGCTGCTGCTCACGACCAGCGCCTCGCTCGACCGGCTCAACGAGCTGATCGCCGCCGAGCACCCGGAGGACCACGAGACCCTGCCCATGGAGCGCTTCCGCCCCAACGTGGTGGTTGCCGGTACCGCGCCCTGGGCCGAGGACGGCTGGCGCCGGATCCGGATCGGCGGGCTCACCTTCAAGGTGGTCAAGCCCTGCGGCCGCTGCGTCGTCACCACCACCGATCAGGAGACCGGCGAACGGCGCGGCAAGGAGCCGCTGCGCACCCTGGCCCGGCACCACCGGCTGTTGCGCAAGGCCGCGTTCGGGCAGAACCTGATCCCCGAGCGGCCGGTCGGCGTCGAGGGGGACGTGCTCGGCACGCTGCGCGTGGGCGACGAGGTCGAGGTGCTGGAGGACGGGGCGCACTGGCCGGCCGACGGGCACTGAGCGCGCGGCGCGGCGCGCAGGACCGGCGGGCAGAACCGGCGGGCAGAACCGGCGGTCGTCCCCGGGCGGAACCACTGCTGTGCGTGCTCGTTGAAACAAGTGGTCGGAACCTGTGGCCGCAGTGAGCACTACCGGTGCCCGCGCGACGGAGCGCGGCCGGACCACCCACGTGGGCGCGCTACGGTGGGCGGACGGCCCGCGCACCCCCGCGCGTTCGGCCCGTTGATCGCCGGCTCGACGAAGGTGGGGACGACAGACCGTCATGGCTGAGCACAGGGTCCGGGTCACCCAGGACAGCGCATCCCGCTGGCGTCGCCGGGCGGGCGACTACGACACGCTCGCGGAGGCCCTGGCGGCCGCCGAACCGGGCGACACCGTGACCGTCCGGCCCGGCACCTTCCGGGAGAACCTGCTGCTGGACAAGCCGGTGACGATCGTCCCGGCCCAGGGCCCGGGCACCGTGCGGATCGAGCCGCCGTCCGGGGTGGCGATCACCGTCACCGCCGCGGCGACCGTCCGCGACCTGGTCGTGGAGGGCGGCGACACGTCCTCCCCGGCCGTCCTGGTCACCGGCGAGCAGGCCACGCCCGCGCTCAGCGGCTGCCGGATCGAGACCCGCTCGGCCACCGGGATCGAGGTCGCGGCCGGCGCCCGGCCTACCCTGCGCGGCTGCGTGGTCGCCAACCCGGGCGGGCTCGGACTGCGACTGCGCGGCGAGGGCACCGCCGCCGCCTTCGAGGACTGCGAGGTCGCCGCCGCCGGACAGGCCGGGCTCGCCGTCCTCGGCGGCGCCACCGCCGCACTGGACCGCTGCCGCATCCACCACGCCTCCGGCGCGGGCGTGCTGCTCTCCGACCCCGGCAGCGCGGCCGAACTGACCGACTGTGAGATCTACGAGATCCGCGGCAGCGGCGTGCAGGCCGAGTCACAGTCGGGCGGGCGGCTCGTCGACTGCGAGATCCACCGGGTCACCGGCAACGGCCTGACCCTGGACGGCGCGGCCGAACTCGTGCTCACCGGCTGCCGGGTGCACGACCTGCCGGAGAACGGCGCCGACCTGCGCGGGCGCGCCCGGCTCAGCCTCGCGCACACCACCGTCCGGGACTTCGGGCGCGGGGCGCTGTCGGTCTGGGACCAGGGCACCGAGGCCGTCGCGGAAGCCTGCCAGATCCACGGCTCCACCGGCGAGTACCCGGCGCTGTGGGTCAGCGACGGCGCCCGGCTCACCCTCACCGACTGCTCGCTGCACGACCTGCCGGACGCCCTGTTCGTCCTCGACCGGGACTCCGCCGCCACCGCCGAGGGCTGCTCGTTCAGCCGGATCCGCAGCTCGGCGGTCTCGGTCAGCGGCGGGGCCACCGTCTCGCTGGCCTCCTGCCGGGTGCAGGAGGCCGGGACGGGACTCTGGTTCCGCGACCACGGCAGCGGCGGGCAGCTCACCGACTGCGAGATCTCCGACGTCGCGACCGGGGTGATCGTCACGAAGGGCGCCGATCCGGTACTGCGCGACTGCACCGTCCGGGCCAGCACGGACGCCGGGGTGTACGTGTCGGCGCAGGGGCGGGGCACCTTCGAGAACTGCCGGGTCTCGCACGGCAAGGGCTTCGGCTTCCACATCATCGACGGCTGCCGGACGCAGCTCACCCGGTGCCGGGCGGAGCAGAACGAGCGGGCCGGGTTCGAATTCTCCGAGCCGGGGCCGATCGCGGAGGGGTGCACCGCGGATGACGTGGGGGCGCCTCCGCTGTCCGCCGTTCCGGCGGGTGGCGGCGTCGGGGGCGGCGGTGGGGTCGGTGGCGGCGGTGGGGCAGCCCTGGGTCCGGGGGTGGGTCGCGAGTCGGCGGTAGGCCCGGGGCCGGGGGCTTCGTACGGCGGTACGGACGTTCCGGCACCGCGGTCGTCCCAACTGACCGCCGCCGCACAGGCGTTGGCTCCGTCCGCGGCAGCCTCGGCGGTGATCGGACCGATCCCGGACTGCCGGCCCGCCGAGGAGGCGCTCGCCGAGCTGGACTCGCTGGTCGGGCTGGCCACGGTGAAGCAGGAGGTGCGCACCCTGATCGACCTGATCTCGGTCGGGCGGCGCCGCCGCCAGGCGGGGCTCAAGGCGCCCTCGCTCCGCCGCCACCTGGTCTTCACCGGCGCCCCCGGCACCGGCAAGACCACCGTCGCCCGGCTCTACGGCGAGATCCTCGCGTCGCTCGGGGTGCTCCAGCGCGGCCACCTGGTCGAGGTGGCCCGGGTCGACCTGGTCGGCGAGCACATCGGCTCCACCGCGATCCGCACCGCGGCCGCCTTCGACCGGGCGCGCGGCGGGGTGCTCTTCATCGACGAGGCGTACGCGCTCGCCCCGGAGGACGGCGCTCGGGACTTCGGGCGCGAGGCGATCGACACCCTGGTCAAACTGATGGAGGACCACCGGGACGAGGTGGTCGTCATCGTGGCTGGCTACACCGCCGAGATGGAGCGCTTCCTCTCCGCCAACCCCGGTGTCTCCTCCCGTTTCTCACGCACCATCAGCTTCCCCGACTACACGGCGGACGAGCTGCTGGAGATCGCCCGGGCGCAGTGCGCGGAGCACGAGTACGCGCTCTCGGAGGGAACCGAGCAGGCGCTGCTCGCACACTTCGGAGGACTGGAGCGCGGCCCCAACTTCGGCAACGGGCGCACCGCTCGGCAGGTCTTCGAGAGCATGGTCGAGCGGCACGCGGTACGGGTCGCCCACCTCGCCGACCCGTCCACCGAGGAACTCCAGCTGCTCGTTCCGGCCGACCTGCCGACGGTGCCGCTGCCGTAGCGCCGACAGATGACAGCCGACAGATAACAGATAGCAGATAACAGAATCTGAAATCTGTCGGCTGTTAGTTGTCATCTGTCGGCTGTCGGCTGTCGGTTGTCAGCCGCGCGTTCCTGGTGTCAGCCCGTCCAGGGGCCGCCGGCGAGGAAGGACTCCAGCGCGGCCCGGTAGGGCGCGATGTCGATCCGCTCACCGGCCAGCCAGTCATCCGAGTAGTACTTGTCGAGGTAGCGGTCCCCCGGGTCGCAGATGAGCCCGACCACGCTGCCCGTCCGCCCGGCCGCCCGCATCTCGGCGACGATCTGCAGCGCACTCCAGAGGCCGGTGCCGGTGGAGGCCCCTGCCTTCTTGCCGAGCACCTGCTCCAGCAGTCGTACGGCCGCGATCGAGGCGGCGTCCGGCACCTTCATCATCCGGTCGATCGCGCCGGGGACGAAGCTCGGCTCCATCCGGGGCCGCCCGATGCCCTCGATCCGCGACCCGCTCTCGCAGACGGCGTCCGGGTCGTGGCGCACCCAGCCGTCGAAGAAGCAGGAGTTCTCCGGGTCCGCGACGCAGATCCGGGTGTCGAACTGCATGTAGCGCACGTACCGGGCGATGGTGGCCGAGGTGCCGCCGGTCCCGGCGGTGGCGACGATCCAGGCCGGCTCGGGGTGCGGCTCCAGGCGCAGCTGGGCGAAGACCGACTCCGCGATGTTGTTGTTGCCGCGCCAGTCGGTGGCCCGCTCGGCGTAGGTGAACTGGTCCATGTAGTGGCCGCCGGTCTCCTCCGCGAGCCGGGCGGAGGCCTCGTACACCTCGTCCGAGCGCTCGACCAGGTGGCATTCGCCGCCGTGGAACTCGATCAGGTCGATCTTGGCCTGGCTGGTGCTCTTGGCCATGACGGCGATGAACGGCACGCCGATGAGCTGGGCGAAGTACGCCTCCGAGACGGCGGTGGAGCCGCTGGAGGCCTCGATCACCGGCTTGCCGGGGCGGATCCAGCCGTTGCAGAGCCCGTAGAGGAAGAGCGAGCGGGCGAGGCGGTGCTTGAGCGAGCCGGTCGGATGGGTGGATTCGTCCTTGAGGTACAGGTCGATCCCCCACTCGGCCGGCAGCGGGAAGCGCAGCAGGTGGGTGTCGGCGGAGCGATTGGCGTCGGCCTGGACCTTGCGCACCGCCTCCTTGAGCCAGGTGCGGTACTCCGCGTCGGAGCGGTCGACGTCGACGGTCGGCTCGATGCCGGGCCGGGGGCCGCGCTCGATGCCGGACTGGGTGCTCATGGTCGCTGTCTCCTCGTAGTAACCCCCCACTGCTCACTACGAGTGTATGACGGTCACGATAAGTGACATTTTCCGGAGATCCAGGTTCCGCTTATCGGGCCCAGACCGGTCATTGGCTCCGGCCCTGTTGGCTCCGGCTGGTCACCGGCCCGACCCTGGCCACAGGAGCAGCTTTTGCCCGAACGGGCGTTCCTAGACGGGCACCGACTGCGGGTCCGCCAGGTACGGTCCCCAGCCCAGTTCGGCCGCACCCGCGAGCGCCCCGTGCGCCAGCTCCGCGCCGACGATCGGCACCCGGCCGCTGCGCCCCCACAGGCTGCGTTCGGCGACCACCGCGCGCAGCCGCTCGGGAGCAGCCTCCAGCAGGTCGAGGTGCAGGCCGCTGAGGACCACCCGGTCGGGGTTGAGGATGTTGGCGACGCCGGCCAGCCCGAGCCCGAGCCGGTCGATGACGTGCTCCACCGCCGCCCGCGCGCGGTCGTCCGTGGCGGCGGCCCGGCAGAGGTCGCGCGCCTGGTCGAGCAGCGGGCGCCCCGGCTCCGGGGTGAGCCCTGCGGCCGCGAACAGCGCGTCAGGATCGGTCTCGGAGTTGAGGCAGCCGCGGTTGCCGCACATGCAGGGGCGGCCCTGCGGGTCGACGGTGAGGTGGCCGACCTCCAGGGCGAGGCCCGCGCTGCCGGTGTGCAGGTGGCCGTCGATGACCAGCGCGCCACCGACGCCGCGGTGGCCGGAGGTGACGAAGAGCAGGTGGCGGGCGCCGCGCCCGGCGCCGTGCCGGTACTCGGCGAGCGCGGCGAGGTTGGCGTCGTTGGCGATCGCGGTGGGCAGCGGGCGCAGCGCGTTCGGGCCGTGGTCGGCGCGGCCGACCTCGACGTCGTACAGGTCGGCGACCGGGGTGCCGCTGGGCCAGGCGAAGTGCAGGGCGGCGAGCGCGGCGCCGTCCGGCTCGGTGACCGGGTTGGGCAGGGCGAGCGCGGCGCCCAGGCAGCGGCGGTCGGTCGCCCGGGCGAGCGCGGCGCCCGCCTCAGCGACGGCGCGCAGCATCCGGACCGGATCGGTGGCGGCAGGCAGCGGCAGGTGGACGGGCGGGTCGAGCAGCCCGCCGAGGCCGGCCAGGGTGACGCTCAGTCCGTCGGCGTGGATCTGCCCGGCGACCACGACCGGACCCTGCGGGTCGATCGCGAGCCGGTGCGAGGGGCGGCCGCGGCCGCCACCGGCCGGGCGCGAGTCGACGGTGATCAGGCCGAGCGCCTCCAGCTCGGCGGTGACCGCACCGGCGGTGGCCCTGGTCACGTCCAGCGCGCGGGTGAGTGCCGAACGGGTCGGCGCCTGACCGGTGTGGATCAGCGAGAGTGCGGGGCCGAGCAGCGTCCGACCGCGGTCGGGGGCCGCGCGACGGTGGCCGTCGCGCTGCGCGTCGGCGTCGTTCCCGGTGCCGGGCCTCGGGCTTGATGGTGAGAGCTGCACGCCCCTATTGTGACTTTGTGTCGCTTCGAAACAAAATCCGTTCCCATCCCAGCCCGGACCGCCCGTCCCCCCAGTCTCGCAGCACACCCCCACTGGCCGACAGCCCCTGGGGCCCCGCACGTCTCGCGCTCACCGCGTTCTTCGCCGTCGACGGCTTCCTCTTCGCGGCCTGGGTCGTCCGCATCCCGGACGTCCGCAGCCAGGTCAGCGCCTCGCACAGCGCGCTCGGACTCGCCCTGCTCTGCTTGTCCATCGGCGCCGTCATCACCATGCCCATGGTCGGCCGACTCTGCCTGCGCTTCGGCTCGCGGCCGGTGACGGTCGGCTCGCTCGCCCTGCTCAGCCTCGCCGTCCTGCTGCCGGCACACGCCCACTCGATCGCCGCGCTCGGCGGCGTGCTGCTGCTCTTCGGCGCCGGGTACGGCGGGGCCAACGTCGCCATGAACAGTGCCGCCGTCGACCTGGTGGCGCAGCTGCGACGGCCCGTCATGCCCAGCTTCCACGCCGGGTACAGCTTCGGCGGACTGCTCGGCACGGGCGTCAGCGGTCTGCTCGCCGGGCCCTTGAGCACCGCGTGGGCGCTCGCGCTCAGCGGGCTGCTGGGCATGGCCGTCACCGTCGGCGCGGGCATCGTGCTG
The genomic region above belongs to Streptomyces sp. 1331.2 and contains:
- a CDS encoding DUF6643 family protein: MTSPRSYDGVGYPSPSFSSGTPIYDSLVAERGVPQIAPINVPAALPPALSSGYGSNLGPSYENRYGNGYESAGSNLPALPPARLALGPGPSSGPSAGPATAYIPAQPAPAYATPQPAVPGYGAPQPYQRPQAGAPAFTQTASGGYQPSGGQSFGGQNTFIGGQAGPQNFGAQPVGHPAGFGQSQPGGPQGFGGPQSFGGQNGVGPGFQGQGGDQSFGGAQLRPAMAPVAPVRPMQPQRPGPYGEPGQFQNGGYQPQGQGY
- the mscL gene encoding large conductance mechanosensitive channel protein MscL — protein: MFKGFRSFLLRGNVVDLAVGIVIGAAFTAVVTGFVSAFLTPLVGVASGAVGDFTQKTFEVAGTRFPYGLFVNAVIGFVLTAAVIYFAVVLPVGKLQTRFESAKPAPVAKVDCPECLSSIPAAATRCSFCTSEVAKPGLPAQTQALQSH
- a CDS encoding right-handed parallel beta-helix repeat-containing protein, which gives rise to MAEHRVRVTQDSASRWRRRAGDYDTLAEALAAAEPGDTVTVRPGTFRENLLLDKPVTIVPAQGPGTVRIEPPSGVAITVTAAATVRDLVVEGGDTSSPAVLVTGEQATPALSGCRIETRSATGIEVAAGARPTLRGCVVANPGGLGLRLRGEGTAAAFEDCEVAAAGQAGLAVLGGATAALDRCRIHHASGAGVLLSDPGSAAELTDCEIYEIRGSGVQAESQSGGRLVDCEIHRVTGNGLTLDGAAELVLTGCRVHDLPENGADLRGRARLSLAHTTVRDFGRGALSVWDQGTEAVAEACQIHGSTGEYPALWVSDGARLTLTDCSLHDLPDALFVLDRDSAATAEGCSFSRIRSSAVSVSGGATVSLASCRVQEAGTGLWFRDHGSGGQLTDCEISDVATGVIVTKGADPVLRDCTVRASTDAGVYVSAQGRGTFENCRVSHGKGFGFHIIDGCRTQLTRCRAEQNERAGFEFSEPGPIAEGCTADDVGAPPLSAVPAGGGVGGGGGVGGGGGAALGPGVGRESAVGPGPGASYGGTDVPAPRSSQLTAAAQALAPSAAASAVIGPIPDCRPAEEALAELDSLVGLATVKQEVRTLIDLISVGRRRRQAGLKAPSLRRHLVFTGAPGTGKTTVARLYGEILASLGVLQRGHLVEVARVDLVGEHIGSTAIRTAAAFDRARGGVLFIDEAYALAPEDGARDFGREAIDTLVKLMEDHRDEVVVIVAGYTAEMERFLSANPGVSSRFSRTISFPDYTADELLEIARAQCAEHEYALSEGTEQALLAHFGGLERGPNFGNGRTARQVFESMVERHAVRVAHLADPSTEELQLLVPADLPTVPLP
- a CDS encoding PLP-dependent cysteine synthase family protein; translated protein: MSTQSGIERGPRPGIEPTVDVDRSDAEYRTWLKEAVRKVQADANRSADTHLLRFPLPAEWGIDLYLKDESTHPTGSLKHRLARSLFLYGLCNGWIRPGKPVIEASSGSTAVSEAYFAQLIGVPFIAVMAKSTSQAKIDLIEFHGGECHLVERSDEVYEASARLAEETGGHYMDQFTYAERATDWRGNNNIAESVFAQLRLEPHPEPAWIVATAGTGGTSATIARYVRYMQFDTRICVADPENSCFFDGWVRHDPDAVCESGSRIEGIGRPRMEPSFVPGAIDRMMKVPDAASIAAVRLLEQVLGKKAGASTGTGLWSALQIVAEMRAAGRTGSVVGLICDPGDRYLDKYYSDDWLAGERIDIAPYRAALESFLAGGPWTG
- a CDS encoding ROK family protein, translated to MQLSPSSPRPGTGNDADAQRDGHRRAAPDRGRTLLGPALSLIHTGQAPTRSALTRALDVTRATAGAVTAELEALGLITVDSRPAGGGRGRPSHRLAIDPQGPVVVAGQIHADGLSVTLAGLGGLLDPPVHLPLPAATDPVRMLRAVAEAGAALARATDRRCLGAALALPNPVTEPDGAALAALHFAWPSGTPVADLYDVEVGRADHGPNALRPLPTAIANDANLAALAEYRHGAGRGARHLLFVTSGHRGVGGALVIDGHLHTGSAGLALEVGHLTVDPQGRPCMCGNRGCLNSETDPDALFAAAGLTPEPGRPLLDQARDLCRAAATDDRARAAVEHVIDRLGLGLAGVANILNPDRVVLSGLHLDLLEAAPERLRAVVAERSLWGRSGRVPIVGAELAHGALAGAAELGWGPYLADPQSVPV
- a CDS encoding MOSC domain-containing protein, coding for MQLTGLHVYPVKSMYRLSPETAEVHPWGLVGDRRWMLADPTGRFVSQRENTALGQIRPGLLPDGSLTLTAPDGSRIEVPAPAIAAGDPLADVEVWGDRFHAVEAAKEAHAWIAEHLGDYRLVHLDDPLARPVDPEYGRPGDTVSMADGFPLLLTTSASLDRLNELIAAEHPEDHETLPMERFRPNVVVAGTAPWAEDGWRRIRIGGLTFKVVKPCGRCVVTTTDQETGERRGKEPLRTLARHHRLLRKAAFGQNLIPERPVGVEGDVLGTLRVGDEVEVLEDGAHWPADGH